A genomic window from Glycine soja cultivar W05 chromosome 10, ASM419377v2, whole genome shotgun sequence includes:
- the LOC114369452 gene encoding FAD synthetase 1, chloroplastic has protein sequence MVGGGVSRISHHFRDCDFHFHFHFTFTYSAFQTFHLSSPPLPLKPRWGGISQTIVPSNYRCFGTPPKSPGEIPLLFDCFSQQEEDREILSDGTSAVAGGIVALGKFDALHIGHRELAIQASRAGPPFLLSFVGMAKVLGWEPRAPIVAKCDRKRILSSWVPYCCNMVPEEFEVEFSSVRHLNPRQFVEKLSKELRVRGVVAGENYRFGYKAAGDALELVKLCEEYGMEAYIIKSVMDKNRFSADMNSVTNSKERGQVSSTRVREALAVGDLKYVSELLGRPHRLILMATDQERFSTGQYKVSAPRSCLLNLAPKEGLYEKCSLLLDQENVVQCSVVIDSKFVHIETDYGGLSDIFCSQNLKFLFIEFGDSCT, from the exons ATGGTTGGTGGTGGCGTCTCTCGCATTTCCCACCATTTTCGAGACTGCGACTTCCATTTCCATTTCCACTTCACTTTTACTTACTCTGCTTTTCAAACTTTCCACCTTTCGTCTCCCCCACTCCCTCTCAAACCTCGCTGGGGAGGCATTTCTCAAACCATAGTTCCCTCAAATTACCGCTGTTTTGGCACCCCACCTAAGTCCCCCGGCGAAATTCCTCTCCTTTTCGATTGTTTCAG CCAACAAGAAGAGGATCGTGAAATTCTCTCTGATGGAACATCTGCCGTGGCAG GTGGAATTGTAGCATTGGGAAAGTTTGATGCTCTACACATAGGTCATAGAGAACTTGCAATTCAAGCATCAAGGGCTGGACCtccatttcttttgtcatttgttGGCATGGCAAAAGTACTTGGTTGGGAACCTAG GGCTCCTATAGTTGCTAAATGTGACCGAAAGCGAATTCTTTCATCTTGGGTTCCTTATTGCTGTAACATGGTCCCAGAAGAGTTTGAGGTTGAATTTTCAAGCGTTCGACATCTCAATCCCCGACAATTTGTTGAAAAGTTATCAAAAGAGCTTAGGGTGCGGGGAGTTGTTGCAG GTGAGAACTACCGATTCGGGTATAAAGCAGCAGGTGATGCCTTGGAGTTAGTTAAGCTTTGTGAAGAGTACGGGATGGAAGCTTACATAATAAAATCTGTTATGGACAAGAATCGTTTTTCTGCTGATATGAATTCTGTTACCAACTCCAAAGAGAGGGGACAGGTCTCATCTACACGTGTTCGTGAAGCCCTTGCCGTAGGGGACCTGAAGTATGTCTCAGAGCTTTTGGGGAGGCCTCATCGTCTCATATTAATGGCCACTGATCAAGAAAGATTCAGTACTGGGCAGTATAAAGTGTCTGCTCCTAGATCCTGCTTATTGAATCTAGCACCAAAGGAAGGATTATATGAGAAGTGCTCACTTTTACTTGATCAGGAAAATGTTGTGCAGTGTAGTGTAGTTATTGACAGCAAGTTTGTCCATATAGAAACAGATTATGGAGGTCTGAGTGACATTTTTTGTTCTCAAAATTTGAAGTTCTTGTTTATTGAGTTTGGTGATTCCTGCACTTGA
- the LOC114369594 gene encoding transmembrane protein 53-like, translated as MSSFSGAIQRPLVAAAAVAVASFSADLSDKLPSRDCSTSDLAHSTPCSNTQKSDSSWVSHISDSKLANLSFVTRIPVPVPHVQFRVPSLGHNCVSNLYHSSVASSPHLRNLYHSADLPRVSRPAAYSHGVSDSTTSEVMYKWHLPEPNALDDSSCSLTKSRTVVVLLGWLGARQRHLKKYAEWYTSKGFHVVTFTFPMGEILSYQPGGKAEQNVHLLVDHLADWLEGESDKNLVFHTFSNTGWLTYGVILEHLQKQDPTITGRIKGCIVDSAPVAYPDPWVWASGFSAAFLKKNSVATKGRVFSDESGIKVSIGSEDWRKPALTEAALLLILKKFFEIILDLPSVNRRLSDVMSMLSSRQPSCPQLYMYSSADRVIPADSVESFVEAQRRAGHDVRACNFVSSPHVDHFRNDPKLYTSQLSQFLEECVVSRCKSY; from the exons ATGAGTTCGTTTTCTGGAGCCATTCAAAGACCTCTTGTAGCGGCTGCCGCCGTTGCTGTCGCTTCTTTCTCTGCTGATCTCTCCGATAAATTGCCATCAcgtgattgttctacctccgaTTTGGCACATTCTACTCCTTGTAGCAACACACAAAAATCAGATTCATCCTGGGTTTCTCATATTTCAGACTCAAAGCTTGCTAACCTATCTTTCGTGACCCGAATTCCGGTGCCTGTGCCTCATGTTCAATTCCGGGTGCCGAGTTTGGGACACAATTGTGTTTCAAATTTGTACCATTCTTCGGTTGCTTCGTCCCCGCATCTTCGCAATTTGTATCACTCTGCTGACTTGCCTAGAGTCTCAAGACCTGCTGCATATTCCCATGGTGTCTCCGATTCAACAACTTCTGAGGTCATGTATAAATGGCATTTACCCGAGCCGAATGCTTTGGATGATTCGAGTTGTTCATTGACAAAGTCAAGGACAGTGGTGGTCTTGCTGGGATGGTTGGGAGCAAGGCAGAGACACTTGAAGAAGTACGCAGAATGGTACACCTCAAAGGGGTTTCATGTCGTTACCTTTACATTTCCAATGGGGGAGATCCTGAGTTATCAGCCGGGTGGAAAAGCCGAGCAAAATGTTCATTTGCTTGTCGATCACTTGGCTGATTGGTTAGAAGGGGAAAGTGATAAGAATCTTGTCTTTCATACCTTCAGCAACACTGGATGGTTAAC ATATGGTGTTATTCTTGAACATCTTCAAAAGCAGGATCCAACTATCACGGGAAGGATCAAGGGATGCATCGTAGACTCTGCACCTGTTGCATACCCTGACCCATGG GTCTGGGCCTCTGGTTTCTCTGCAGCGTTTCTTAAGAAGAACAGCGTGGCTACTAAAGGACGTGTATTTTCTGATGAATCTGGCATTAAAGTATCAATTGGCAGTGAAGATTGGCGCAAACCTGCTCTAACAGAAGCAGCTTTACTACTAATTCTAAAGAAATTTTTTGAGATCATTCTGGATCTTCCTTCAGTGAATAG GAGGCTCTCTGATGTCATGAGCATGTTGTCATCAAGACAACCTAGCTGTCCACAGTTATACATGTATAGCTCTGCTGACAGGGTTATTCCTGCTGATTCAGTGGAATCGTTTGTAGAGGCTCAGCGTAGGGCTGGACATGATGTGAGGGCATGCAATTTTGTCTCCTCACCCCATGTTGACCACTTTAGGAATGACCCAAAATTGTATACATCTCAGCTCAGTCAGTTTTTGGAGGAGTGTGTTGTTAGTCGTTGTAAATCTTACTAA